In Sphingobacteriales bacterium, the following proteins share a genomic window:
- a CDS encoding glycosyltransferase — MPWPLKDGGAIAMYQLSSGLLQQNCRLTLAIPITDKHDVKMEELPDKIRASCDIYTTRINTRITLAGAFFNLFSSKPYYISRYNKKKFKDLLTRILTENRFDIIIFESLKVSPFLRLVRKMSNARIFLRSHNVEHLIWKRMAGHSSGLKKLYLKILSSRLEKYELETIPQFDGLISISPSDLTFFRARNINTPAISIPAGLDLEKYPFQPEKAEKNTIFHIGALDWLSNLEAVKWFLEKVWPEIFEKLPHFQFFIAGRNTPEEIKKLTIPNVFILGEVENAIAFMQSRQIMIVPLLSGSGLKIKIVEGMALGKIIISTTVGAEGTGAVHQRNILIANTPEEFVNVFKWISEHPEEAGKIGFEARQHALQHFDNRMLMGKLMQFFTEQTPIQAVNNFS; from the coding sequence ATGCCATGGCCATTGAAAGATGGAGGGGCAATTGCCATGTATCAGCTTAGCAGCGGTCTTCTTCAGCAAAACTGCCGTCTGACCTTGGCTATCCCAATTACAGACAAGCATGATGTGAAAATGGAGGAACTACCCGACAAAATAAGGGCTTCATGCGATATTTATACCACACGGATTAATACCCGGATCACCCTTGCGGGAGCTTTTTTCAATCTTTTTTCATCAAAGCCCTATTATATTTCAAGATACAACAAAAAGAAATTCAAAGATCTGCTTACCCGGATTCTTACTGAAAACCGTTTTGATATCATTATTTTTGAGAGCCTAAAGGTTTCACCTTTCCTGCGACTTGTCAGAAAAATGAGCAATGCCCGCATTTTCTTACGATCTCACAATGTAGAGCATCTGATCTGGAAAAGAATGGCCGGCCACTCCTCGGGATTAAAAAAGCTTTATCTGAAAATACTTTCTTCAAGGCTCGAAAAATATGAGCTGGAAACTATTCCCCAATTTGATGGTTTAATTTCTATTTCTCCTTCCGACCTGACTTTTTTCAGAGCAAGAAACATCAACACTCCGGCTATCAGCATTCCTGCAGGTCTTGATCTGGAAAAATACCCGTTTCAGCCTGAAAAAGCTGAAAAAAACACCATTTTTCACATAGGGGCACTCGACTGGCTGTCGAACCTCGAAGCAGTCAAATGGTTTTTAGAAAAAGTTTGGCCTGAAATATTTGAAAAACTACCTCATTTTCAGTTTTTTATTGCCGGAAGAAATACGCCTGAAGAAATTAAAAAACTCACCATCCCTAATGTTTTTATTCTGGGGGAAGTTGAAAATGCCATTGCCTTTATGCAGTCCAGACAGATAATGATTGTCCCTCTTTTATCGGGCAGTGGACTGAAAATCAAGATAGTGGAAGGAATGGCGCTTGGGAAGATCATTATCTCGACAACTGTCGGAGCTGAAGGAACCGGAGCTGTTCATCAGCGTAATATATTGATTGCCAACACACCGGAAGAATTTGTCAATGTTTTTAAATGGATTTCAGAGCATCCTGAAGAAGCCGGAAAGATTGGTTTTGAGGCCAGGCAACATGCTCTTCAACATTTTGACAATCGTATGCTCATGGGCAAATTAATGCAGTTTTTCACAGAACAGACACCTATTCAGGCTGTTAATAACTTTAGTTGA